From a region of the Branchiostoma floridae strain S238N-H82 chromosome 13, Bfl_VNyyK, whole genome shotgun sequence genome:
- the LOC118428530 gene encoding uncharacterized protein LOC118428530, with the protein MAYKNAALLLVCILHFLVQVGDSKSIYKAKKGSLDLKGARDEAAALKYTAQKRQTKLVGGNKDTLHDHLKRGQASFSSSSSSHSSFSSSSSSSSSSSSSSSSSSSSSSSSSSSSSGGAAAAGGAAGGGGAAGGGGAAGGGGAAGGGGAAGGAAGGGEGGGGGGAEAEAGGAEAEAGGAEAETEAAEAEAEAEGAEAEAEGGEVEAEAGEAEAGGNDELLGCYEDMFIFRRLPYGQWIDDEIMTNEACADHCKELKLEYSGTQYYSECYCGGADDFAIMTKVDDAECDTPCLGDESQMCGGALRLSVSAAKGAAAAGEGEFNLASIIAFMKDAIWIEAKAEWAVEFSGEASAGFEVANILDASLDTYWSAEGLDRYFNAWYVIFDFGTVYTLDKIRIVNFGDTDHDIKAFTLMVSTSAEYEWIAVLSVDGVEGGTKKEQEFGGFIGSGQYWRLTISATYGGFQPYLVAFDFFGVEGGLPDGVDINEFSLETDAGFNIGGVVDIVNEVSSATWIVGQTSWAVESSGEAEEKDGVVFDAGATLDNDPDTYWSAVGLDQFYNDWFIVFDMGTVYTISEFRITNFGDTDHDVKAFSLLVSFAPAPYNWNTVLSVDGVTGGSREPQEFKGFLGIGQYWKIRVTATYSGYQPYIVALEFLGVEGGATEEEDVEELSGVDVSSLLEVGEEVAEFTWLAGSSDWVFDSSGEAYEKDGVTFDASMVFDGSVNTYWRCTGTEKNFNAWYIVIKFEQAYTLDKLRVSSFGDTKHDITAFELQVSTTGSTDDWFTVASVSGLPTGSNEAREFGGFLGTGQIWRFLITSTSEGEEPWVAGLEFEGKPGELSEDIDMDELEVTEKEEGEEAEEETEEVEELNVGLGVDIGLVMELVRIVRESVWLEKSVDWATDSSGTAAAGHEATVVLDGNAETYWEVSDMDRFSNEWYIVFDFGTEYTMSSFAVTNFGDTDHDIKSFTLAVNPSSDGKTWIVVLSVEEVQGGTNAPQVFGGFLATSQQWRIMITSTYGGYSPYLVDVSFNGVDEPLPEGTDATTLNTPVVGGYTVGQVVQSITSISKTTWLTASVEWTSESSGTAATGFEATAVLDGNPDTYWNPEGLPENYNEWFIVFDMTTDYTMNKLAVTNFGDTQHDIKAFTLAFSATGEEDTWKIVLGVDGLKAGTKEPQEFGGFLGTGRFWRFMITATYGGSQPYLVDLTFQGAEGQVEGGVDISELEDLKLGFDINEVAQLAAEVIEETETTVLKAVLAGASGTPYEEDGKVFAPDNLLDDDPDTAWQPDGFEDNYNQWFVSFDLGEVQTLDHITFTNAGDKEHDVTTFVLQSSETGEDDTWEEVRKVTIVNTVEKGTSEPQTFGGFIGSGRFWRIVVTQTVTGTAPRVVSIKFEGTEGDLTELVEEGEPEEEPEAPDVSTLVEVVEEVSKSEWIEVTEESVTDVSGSVVPGFEPGKVLDGDKTTYWMPGGTEKDFNEWYITFDLETNYLMREIKLTNTGDTEHDITSFTFQISTTGAEDDWIDVTTFDVEGGTDEPQTFGGFVTSARYYRILITQTSDGSEPHLVAVDFNGVKGHSDEDFLIQGKLVNHSVSF; encoded by the exons TACAAGGCGAAAAAAGGGAGCCTGGATCTGAAGGGAGCACGAGATGAAGCTGCAGCACTGAAATACACGGCGCAGAAAAGA CAAACTAAGCTTGTGGGCGGTAACAAGGACACCCTACATGATCATCTGAAGCGTGGACAAG CGAGTTTCTCATCGTCTTCGTCCAGCcattcatcattttcatcatcatcatcatcatcatcatcatcttcgtcatcatcatcatcatcatcatcttcatcatcttcatcatcttcatcatcctcGGGAGGAGCAGCTGCGGCAG GTGGGGCTGCAGGAGGCGGTGGAGCTGCAGGAGGCGGTGGAGCTGCAGGAGGCGGAGGAGCTGCAGGAGGCGGTGGAGCTGCAGGAGGAGCGGCTGGAGGAGGTGAGGGTGGAGGCGGTGGAGGTGCAGAGGCGGAAGCTGGAGGAGCAGAGGCGGAAGCTGGAGGAGCCGAAGCGGAGACCGAGGCTGCAGAAGCAGAAGCCGAGGCGGAAGGAGCCGAAGCAGAAGCGGAAGGGGGAGAAGTAGAAGCAGAAGCTGGAGAAGCCGAAGCTGGGGGAAATGACGAATTGCTTGGTTGCTACGAAGATATGTTCATCTTCAGGCGCCTCCCGTACGGACAGTGGATAGATGACGAGATCATGACTAATGAGGCCTGTGCTGATCACTGCAAAGAACTGAAGTTAGAATATTCAG GTACTCAGTACTACTCGGAGTGCTACTGTGGCGGGGCAGACGACTTTGCCATCATGACGAAAGTCGACGACGCGGAGTGCGACACGCCATGCTTGGGTGATGAGTCCCAGATGTGCGGAGGGGCACTGCGGTTAAGTGTGTCCGCCGCGAAAGGTGCAGCGGCGGCGGGCGAAG GAGAATTCAACCTCGCATCTATCATAGCATTCATGAAAGACG cTATCTGGATCGAGGCTAAGGCTGAGTGGGCCGTGGAATTCTCTGGAGAGGCTTCCGCGGGGTTCGAGGTGGCGAACATACTGGACGCGAGTTTGGACACGTATTGGAGTGCTGAAGGACTCGACAG GTATTTCAACGCCTGGTACGTCATCTTTGACTTTGGTACCGTGTACACTCTGGACAAGATCCGCATCGTCAACTTCGGTGACACCGACCACGACATCAAG GCTTTCACCCTAATGGTTTCTACCAGTGCTGAGTACGAGTGGATCGCTGTGTTAAGCGTGGATGGTGTGGAGGGAGGAACCAAGAAAGAACAG GAATTCGGCGGGTTCATCGGATCAGGGCAGTACTGGCGCCTGACGATCAGCGCGACGTACGGCGGCTTCCAGCCTTACCTGGTGGCGTTCGACTTCTTTGGGGTGGAAG GCGGCCTCCCAGACGGCGTTGACATTAACGAGTTTAGCTTGGAGACTGACGCGGGTTTCAATATCGGTGGCGTTGTGGACATCGTCAACGAAG TATCCTCTGCTACCTGGATTGTCGGACAGACATCCTGGGCTGTGGAATCTTCTGGAGAGGCGGAGGAGAAGGACGGAGTCGTGTTTGACGCGGGGGCGACCCTGGACAATGACCCCGACACGTACTGGTCAGCCGTCGGTTTGGACCAGTTCTACAATGACTGGTTCATCGTTTTCGACATGGGGACTGTCTACACTATCAGCGAGTTCCGCATCACCAACTTTGGTGATACTGACCATGATGTGAAG GCTTTCTCCCTGTTGGTATCGTTTGCCCCCGCGCCTTATAACTGGAACACGGTGTTGTCCGTGGACGGGGTGACCGGAGGGTCCAGGGAGCCACAGGAGTTTAAGGGTTTCCTCGGCATCGGCCAGTATTGGAAGATACGCGTTACTGCGACATACAGCGGGTATCAGCCGTACATAGTTGCCCTGGAGTTCCTTGGTGTGGAGG GCGGGGCAACTGAGGAAGAAGATGTCGAAGAACTGTCGGGTGTCGATGTAAGCAGTCTCCTAGAGGTTGGCGAGGAAG TGGCGGAGTTTACGTGGCTGGCGGGAAGCTCTGACTGGGTTTTCGACTCTTCTGGCGAGGCGTACGAAAAAGACGGCGTGACGTTTGACGCCAGCATGGTGTTTGATGGAAGTGTGAACACCTACTGGCGGTGTACAG GTACTGAGAAGAATTTTAACGCGTGGTACATCGTCATCAAGTTCGAGCAGGCCTACACGTTGGACAAACTCCGCGTCAGCAGTTTCGGGGACACCAAACACGACATCACGGCTTTCGAGCTGCAG GTATCTACGACTGGCTCTACAGATGACTGGTTCACTGTTGCATCTGTGTCTGGCCTTCCGACTGGCAGCAACGAAGCCAGAGAATTCGGAGGCTTCCTCGGAACCGGACAGATCTGGCGATTCCTCATCACTTCAACATCGGAGGGCGAGGAACCCTGGGTGGCAGGGCTGGAATTTGAGGGAAAACCAG GAGAACTTTCCGAAGATATCGACATGGACGAGTTGGAGGTAACAGAGAAGGAGGAAGGGGAGGAGGCGGAAGAAGAGACTGAAGAAGTGGAAGAACTGAACGTTGGTCTTGGCGTGGACATAGGACTTGTGATGGAGCTGGTTAGGATTG TCCGTGAGTCGGTGTGGCTGGAGAAGAGCGTGGACTGGGCGACGGACTCCTCGGGCACGGCTGCTGCAGGTCACGAGGCAACGGTCGTGTTGGACGGTAACGCGGAGACGTACTGGGAGGTGTCCGATATGGACAG GTTTTCCAACGAATGGTACATCGTGTTTGACTTTGGAACGGAATACACGATGAGCAGCTTCGCCGTCACCAACTTTGGAGACACCGATCACGACATCAAGTCTTTCACATTAGCG GTGAACCCGAGCAGCGACGGGAAAACGTGGATCGTGGTCCTGTCCGTGGAGGAAGTCCAGGGAGGGACGAACGCACCCCAGGTGTTCGGCGGTTTCTTAGCAACCAGTCAGCAATGGCGGATCATGATCACATCGACCTACGGAGGCTACAGTCCTTATCTTGTAGATGTTTCCTTCAACGGAGTAGATG AACCACTACCGGAAGGGACGGACGCCACGACTCTGAACACACCCGTGGTGGGAGGATACACTGTCGGCCAAGTCGTGCAGTCCATCACTTCaa TCTCGAAAACGACCTGGCTGACGGCGAGTGTCGAGTGGACGTCCGAGTCCTCGGGAACAGCTGCCACTGGATTCGAAGCCACGGCTGTTCTTGACGGGAACCCAGATACCTACTGGAACCCGGAGGGTCTGCCCGAAAACTACAACGAGTGGTTCATCGTTTTCGACATGACTACGGACTACACCATGAACAAGCTCGCTGTAACCAACTTCGGAGACACGCAGCACGACATAAAGGCCTTCACGCTGGCG TTTTCTGCCACTGGTGAGGAGGACACATGGAAGATAGTGCTGGGCGTCGATGGCCTCAAGGCGGGAACCAA ggAGCCTCAGGAGTTCGGTGGCTTCCTTGGAACAGGTCGGTTCTGGCGTTTCATGATCACGGCCACGTATGGCGGCTCCCAGCCTTATCTGGTGGATCTCACATTCCAAGGCGCAGAAG GACAAGTAGAAGGTGGAGTCGACATCTCCGAGCTCGAGGATCTCAAGCTGGGATTTGACATTAACGAAGTAGCACAACTAGCAGCTGAAG TTATAGAAGAAACAGAAACCACCGTGCTCAAAGCCGTTCTAGCCGGTGCTTCAGGAACTCCTTATGAAGAGGACGGTAAGGTCTTCGCGCCCGATAATCTGTTAGACGACGATCCCGACACGGCGTGGCAGCCTGACGGCTTCGAGGACAACTACAACCAGTGGTTCGTATCCTTCGATCTCGGCGAAGTGCAGACCTTGGATCACATCACCTTCACAAATGCTGGGGACAAGGAACATGACGTCACAACTTTCGTACTGCAGAGCTCCGAAACCGGCGAGGACGACACCTGGGAGGAGGTAAGAAAA GTAACAATAGTCAACACGGTAGAGAAAGGAACGAGTGAACCGCAGACGTTTGGCGGCTTTATTGGGTCCGGTCGCTTCTGGCGTATTGTCGTGACTCAGACGGTGACGGGCACAGCTCCGCGCGTGGTCAGCATCAAGTTCGAAGGCACAGAGG ggGATCTGACGGAGCTGGTGGAAGAAGGCGAGCCAGAAGAGGAACCAGAAGCGCCTGATGTCAGCACGTTGGTGGAAGTCGTGGAGGAAG TATCAAAATCTGAGTGGATTGAGGTGACAGAAGAAAGCGTGACCGATGTGTCCGGCTCTGTCGTTCCTGGGTTCGAGCCGGGGAAAGTTCTGGATGGAGACAAGACTACCTACTGGATGCCAGGTGGCACAGAAAA GGACTTCAACGAATGGTacatcacctttgacctcgAGACCAACTACCTCATGAGAGAAATAAAGCTGACCAACACCGGGGACACGGAACACGACATCACGTCCTTCACGTTCCAAATCTCCACCACCGGAGCCGAGGACGACTGGATTGACGTCACCACGTTTGACGTGGAGGGCGGCACCGACGAACCTCAAACGTTCGGCGgctttgtgacgtcagcaaggTACTACCGAATCCTGATCACACAGACTTCCGACGGATCAGAACCTCATTTGGTCGCCGTCGACTTCAATGGAGTGAAAG gtcattctgatgaagactttttaATACAAGGAAAACTGGTAAATCATTCTGTCtccttctga